The sequence AGCGGCTGCCTGTGTAATATTAAATGAGAAAAATGAAATTGTGATCATCAAAAGAAGCATAGAACCAAAAGCAGGTCAATGGGCTTTACCAAGCGGTTACATCGAGATAAATCAATCTCCGGAACAAACTGCAATCGAAGAGATGAAAGAAGAAACAGGTTTAATCGGTGAAATCGAGAAATTCATCGGATATTATCACGGTCATTCACCAATTTATGAGAGAATAATCTCTTTCGGTTTTTTAATGAAAATTGTAGGAGGAAAATTACAAGCCGGAGACGATGCTGCTGATGCTAAATTCGTTTCTTTCGATGAACTTCCGCATATTGCTTTTGCCGCTCATCGATTCTATATCGAAGAAGCGAGGAAAATAGCCACAGACTTACACTGATTAGCACAGACAAAAAAGAAAAATCTATAAAAAGCCACTGATATTTAACTGATAAAATAAAAAGTCAGTGTTCAGTCAGTGCAAATCAGTGGCAAAAAAGGAGTGTTATAGTGAACAAAAAATATTTATATTCGGATATATTGGAAATGAATTAGATTTAAAAGAAGAATTTATTAGCCACTGACCTACACTGATAAACACAGACAAAAATTGAAAAACACTAACAAACATAGTCTTTTTGTTTTAAAAAAAAGTCAGTGTTCAGTCAGTGAAAGTCAGTGGCAAAAAAGGAGTGTGATAGTGAGTAAAAAATATTTATATTCGGATATAACGGAAAAA is a genomic window of Candidatus Cloacimonadota bacterium containing:
- a CDS encoding NUDIX domain-containing protein, coding for AAACVILNEKNEIVIIKRSIEPKAGQWALPSGYIEINQSPEQTAIEEMKEETGLIGEIEKFIGYYHGHSPIYERIISFGFLMKIVGGKLQAGDDAADAKFVSFDELPHIAFAAHRFYIEEARKIATDLH